DNA sequence from the Halorussus limi genome:
CGGTTCCGACCGCCACCGCCGCGGGCACGCCGAGGCCGTACATCATCGCGGGCATCAGCAGGAACCCTCCGCCGACTCCGAGGAAGCCCGACAGCACGCCGACGAACAGCGCGATGGCCATCGTCAGCCACAGCGACACGTCGCCGCCGTCCGTCAGCGAGATGCGGGGCGGCGCGTCGAAGTTCCGAACCCTCCGGGCGACCGGGTGGCGTTCGTCGATGTCCTCGGTGCGCGCGTCGCGGAGGACGAAGATTCCGACCGTACCGAGCATGAGGACGTAGGCGGCGCTGACGACCGTGTCGGCGAAGCCGAGTTCGCTCAGGGCGTCCACGAAGGTCTTACCGACCTCGATGCCGGCGGTCATTCCCAGTATCATGATACCGCCGAGCTTGTAATCGACCTGCCCGTGGTCGCGGTGCTTGAGCGCCGCGATGAACGAGGTCCCGAAGACGAACGCGAGGCCGGACCCGACCGCCGTCTGGGAACTGTAGCCCATCACCAGCAGCGCGGGCGTCACGAGGAACGACCCGCCCATCCCGAAGAATCCGAATAGGACTCCGATGAGCAGGCCGAACCCGACGAAGACGGTGATTCCGAACGGGTCCATGCTCAGGCCCCCGTCACCGCCTCGGTCAACGCCGGGCCGGCGATTCGTTCGAGCGCCGTGTACACCGCGTTTAGTGTGAGCGCCTCGCCGATGACGGCCCCCACGATGGCCGCGGCCTGCGCGTTTCCGGAGAGGGTTTCGATCCCGAACACGGTTACGTCCCTTCGGGTCCGCGAGTTCGTTCGGTCGACTGTGCGTGCGTCATGGTTATTCTCTTAATTGGGTATATCATACAATACTATTTCCAGCAGCTTCAGTTCGTGACGTGTGAAGTACATCGAGGAGGTTAGTCGGCGTTTACCGCCGCCGTGGCGTCGTTTTCGCTTCGATACGTCCGCCAGATGCCTTGGGCGTACGCGCCGAGGAACATCCCTGCGATGGCGAGCAGAATCGGGTAGTTCCCGATACCGAGGCTGGCGTAGGCCGCGCCCGGACAGATGCCCGAGATACCCCAGCCGACGCCGAAGACGACCCCGCCCGCGAGGACGTTCCGGTCGAACGATTTGAGGCGTCTGGCGTAGCTCCGGCCGGTCAGGGGCGCGCTGTCGAGGAAGTTGACCCCGATCGCGAACGCGACCCCCGCGACGAGCGAGCCGGTGCCCAGCACGAACAGCAGGCCGAAGTCCTCGAACTGGAGGAAGTCCAGCACGACCTCCGGCCGGGCCATGCGGCTAAGGCCGAGGCCGAAGCCGAACAGCAGCCCGCCCGCCACGACGAGGGGCACGAACAGGGGATGGCGGTCCCGCTCGGGCTCCGCGTTCCGGCTCACGGCGACACCCCCAGCGATTGCAGTATCTGGGCGGTCACGATAGCGACGCCGAGGAAGGTGGCGACGTTGACCAGCGAGGTCGGTGCCACCGATCCGACGCCGCAGATGCCGTGACCGGAGGTGCATCCCTTCCCGATTCGGGTGCCGACGCCGACGAGGAAGCCCCCGCCGAGGAGCCGCCACCAAGAGACCCGAGTGGTCCAGCCGAAGTCGCCGAAGCCGACGGCGTAGACGGCCGCCCCGGCGACGATGCTCAGCGTGAACGCGACCCGCCAGTCGCGGGACGCGACGTACTTCGCGCGGTTGAACCGCGGCAGGTCCGACACGTACGACAGCGTGGACTCGAAGAACGTGCTCGCCCCCGCCGGGACGGCGGTGCCGAGGTAGATGGCGGCGGTGCCCAGTCCGATGAGCGCCCCGCCGACCGCGTACCGCCAGATTCCGTAGGGGAACAGTTCCCCGAACGTTACGAGTGGTTCCATGTGTCTCGCTTATCTTTGGTCGCTGGTCATCGCGTCCGAACTGGCCGCGCAGTTGTTCGGCCCGAGTTCCAGCTCGAACGCCTCTTCGTCGGTCCGTTCCTCCCGCCCGAGGTTGGTCGCGATGACCTCCTCGTAGTTGGCGGGGCGCGGAGGCATGTCCGACAGGACGAGTTCGACGAACTCGTCTTCGTCCATCGTGAGCGCGTCCATCTTCTCCGTCAGATTACCGATAGTGTCGGTGTAGGTGCCGTCCTCGCGGGTGTCGGCCGCGTCGCTGAAGTGCGCGCCGCCCACGACCACGTCGTCGTTGAGCGCGAGGACGCGCTCCTGCAGGGACTCGTAGAGTTGGCGGGCCGCGTCGGGAGCGCCCTCGTCGCCGTCCTCCAAGTCCGGCCGGGCGACGCTCTCGGCGAACAGGCCGTCGCCCGTCAGGAGGACGGCGTCGTCCACGAGGTAGGAGGTCATGCCCGAGGTGTGACCGGGCGTGAACACCGCCTCGATTTCCGCGTCGCCGACTCGGAACGCGTCGCCGTCCTCGGCCCGCGTGACCTCGTCGCCGTAGGTGACGCCGCGGTCGATGGCGGCCGCCGGGAGGACGCCCTCGGCACCGGCCTCGTCGGCGAGCGCCCGGACGCCCGAGACGTGGTCGGCGTGGACGTGCGTGTCGATTGCGTACTTCAGGTCGGCACCGAGCGAGCGGGCGTCACGCCGGTAGGTGTCGGTGAACGCCCGCAGGGGGTCGACGACCGCGGCCTCGTCGCCGGAGACGACGAGGTAGCTCATACAGCCGCTGGAGGGACGCTGGTACTGCGCCACGGTGGCGTCGGTGGCCGCGTCGATTTCCGTGTACTCGAAGATGCGCGCCCAGCCCTGCATCCCGTCCGCGAGGGTGCGAGCGTCGTAGCCTCGTTCGATTAGCTCGCCGGCGACGTACTCGCTGGCGTGGCCCTTCGCGCAGACGACGGTAATCTCGCGGCCGTCGGGCAACCGCTCGAAGACCGCTTCGTCGGGGTCGCCGGCGAGGAATTCGAAGTACGGGACGTTGAGGCTCTCGACGTTCTCGCCGTCGATGGCCCACTCCTCTGCGTCGTCGGGGGCGCGCGTGTCGAGGACGAACACCTCCTCGCCGCCCTCGATGCGGTCTCTCAGCGCTTCGGGGTCGATGCGTTCGACGTCGGCGTCCGGCGTCGGAAACTCTGGTTCGCTCATTACGAGTTATCCTAATCGGGCGCTCCTTCATAAGGGTTTGCAAAGAATTGCGCAATACCAACAATACCTTATCGGCGGTTCCCCGGCTCTCAGACCGCAATGGGGTGGAAACTGTGCCGTCAGACCTTGAATTGTGAATCTGTATCACGCAGACCGCTCTATGCCAGCGAACGAAGCGGGCAGAAATTCCTACTCTTCCCAAGAACCAACAAACCTTTACCCTCGAACGGAATATTGCTCGGTACACACAAGATAAACCACTGGTGTAATCATGAGTGAAGCATACGACGTTACCGAGACGCTAGACGTGAAGGGACAGTCCTGCCCGATGCCCGTCGTCAAGTCCAAGCAGGCGACCGACGGACTCGACGCCGGCGAGGTGCTGGAAGTGACCGCGACCGACTTCGGGAGCGTGAGCGACATCGAGGGGTGGGCGAACACGACCGACGGCGTCGAACTCCTCGACCAGCGGGAGACCGAGGAGGGCGGCGAATCGGTCTACAAGCACTACGTGCGCAAGACCGAGTGAGATGAGCGCGAACACTCAACAGGCCACGGACGCCGCGGCGAGTGCGGAGGACGTGGCGGACCTGCGCGCCCGCGTCGAGGAGTTGGAGGAGGAGCTATCGGCGGTCGAGTCGGCGGGCGGCGACGCTCCGAAGAAGATGACCATCGTCGCCACGAAGGGTACTTTCGACATGGCGTACCCGCCGCTCATCCTCGCCAGCACTGCGGCCGCTTTCGGCTGGGACGTGGTGGTCTTCCACACGTTCTGGGGGCTGGACATCCTCCACGAGGAGAAGTCCGAGAACCTCAAACTTAGCGCGGTCGGCAACCCGAACGTGTCGATGCCCAACGCCGTCGCCGCCCTGCCGTTCATGGATTCGGTGGCGACCAAGCTGATGGAGCGGAGAATCGACGAGCAGGGCACCGCGACCATCGGCGAACTGGTCGAGTTGTCGCTCGACACCGGCGTGGAGTTGCAGGCCTGCCAGATGACGATGGAACTGATGGACTACGACGAGGACGCGTTTTACGACGACGTGACGACCGGCGTGGGCGCGGCCACTGCGCTCGAACACATGGCCGACGCCGACATCCAGTTGCTCGTCTAACTTCCCGACTCGATTTTCCGTTCGCGTCGCCGCCGACCCGAACTAGTCTTGCACTGTATTTACACTGGCAACCAGGATTAAGCCGCCTGCGACCGGATTTCCGGTGGGACCATGCCAGCGAAAGTGACTCCGCGGCGGTTGGCGGACATGCTCGACTCGGGCGAGGACTTCGCCCTCCTCGACACGCGCGGCGACGAGAGCTACGAGTCGTGGCACGTCCGGGGCGCGACGCAGTTCCCCTTCACGCCGACGAGGACCTGACCGACGACCGGAAGTCGGAACTCGACGGCCTCCTCGACGGAGCGGAGCGAATCGTCGCCGTCAATCGCGGTACCGAGTCCGTCGAGGCGGAGGGGGCGACCGAACTGGAGACGGGACCGAACCGCTGTTCGGCCTGAGGCCGCGGTAGAAGGCCGCCCGCTCCGTTCTCCGCTCTGGCGTAGTCACACTACTCTCCCTCTCGCGACGGCCATAAATCAGATAAAGCGATACAGAATACTGCTCCGCCCGCGATTCGTCGGCTCGCGCGGCGACCTCGAAGCGGTCCCGAATCGTCCGAAAACCGGCCGTAGACGGGCCTCACCGAACCAAGAGGTCGAGTTGGTGTGCGCAGTAGACGAGTTGCGCGTCCGCTATCTGGTCGCGGCGGCGCGCGGCCCACGCCGCGATTCGCCGCTCCTCGATTCCGCCCTCCTTTCGCACCGCCCCGGCGACCATCTCTACGATGCAGTCGAGGAAGTACGCCTCGTCGGCGGGGTAGCCGCCGTCCCGCGGATGGACGACCCAGTCCGACCCGGCCGCCGCGAGGACCTCGCCGGTCGCGCTGGCCTCCGCGAGCAGGTGTCGCCCGGCCCTGCTGTCGCCCGACTCGTCCAGATGGCGGTGGAAGGCGTCGACGAGTCGCTGCTCGAAGTCGGGGTCGGTCGTGGGTTCGAAGCCCGTCCCGCCGTCGAACGTGATTGGGCAGTACGCGAGACCGTCGGGCGCGAGGTTGCGTCGGAAAGCGGCGAGCGCGTCGGCGGGGTCCGCGAGGTCCACGAAGGCGTGGGCGACCACGAGGTCGAACTCGCGGTCGGCGTCGGCGAGAACGTCGAAGGCGTCGGCGGCCCGGAACCGGACTTCGGCGCGGGTCCGGCCTCGTGTGAGGACGAACCGGTCGCCCGCGCGCCGGACCGCGAACCCTCGCGGGGCGGCCCACGCGGGCAGGCGCTCGCGCGCGGCCGCGACGTTCTCGGGTTCGATGTCGAGCGCGGTGTAGTCCACCCGGTCGGGAAACCACGGTCGGCCGAGCAGTCGCGCGACGGTCGAACCGATTCCCGCGCCGACCTCCAGTACGCGCAGGGGGTCGCCGGCGGTGTCGAACCGCTCCTCGATTTCCTCGGCGAGTCTGCCCTCGACTCGCCGGTCGAGCGCGCGGTCGTCCACGCTCCGCTTGGCCGAGAGGTAGCGCTGGAAGTTCACGTGACCGCCTCCCGTCGCGGGGCGGTCGGCGCTTCGGCGACGGCTTCGAGGAAGCGTCGGGCAGTTGCCATCGACTCGTCCCATCCGGGGTGGCGCTCGAAGCGTCGGCGGGCGGCGAGACTCATCTCCCGCAGGCGCTCGCGGTCCGAGAGCAGGGTCTCCACGGCCTCGGCGACCGCGGCGTCGTCGCCGGACGGGACGAGGAACCCGTCTTCGCCGTGGGTCACGAGTTCGGTCGCGCCCCCCGCGCTGGTCGCGACCGCGGGCAGGCCGAACCCCATCCCCTCCAAGTAGACGATGCCGTAGCCCTCGAACAGCGAGGGGACCGCGAGCAGGTGACTCCCGGCGAGGCGGTCGGCGAGCGCGGCGTCCGACAGCCGACCCTCGAACTGGACTCTGTCGGCTATTTCGAGGTCCACGGCCCGCCTCCGGACGCTCCGGGCGTACTCCTCGTCGGTCGCGCTCCCGACGACCGAGAGTCGCCAGTCGCCCGCGACCCGGGCCAGTCCGTCGAGCAGGACGTGCAGACCCTTCCGCGGGACGAGGTTCCCGACGAAGACGACTTCGAGCGGGTCGCGTTCGGCGCGCGCCGCGATTTCGGTCGGGCCGAGTTCGGGGTCGAACCGGTCGCCCGCGGGTCGAGCGACGACCGAGCGCCGGGGCCCGGCGAGTCGCTCGGCCGCCCGGCGAGTCGCCTCGCTGGCGTAGATGGCGGCGTCGACGGACCGGAGGTAGCGGCGTTCTACGGCGCGGTAGACGGGCTCCTGCCACGCGGGCCACCGCTCGCTGACTCGGAGGTGGTGGACGACGGCCACGACGGGGACCTCGACGGCGCGGTTGTGTCCGACCAGCGAGGGGTGGCAGAGTTCGTCCTCGACCAGCAGGTCGAATCCCCGGAGTCGGCGTCGGACTCGGGGGTCGAGCGAGTCGGCGAGCGCCCGCGGGTAGTCGCGCCACGGGAGCGAGACGACGCCGACCCGGTGGCCCGCCTCGCGGAGCGCGCCCGCGAGTCTCCGGTCGTAGAGGAACCCGCCGGTCGTGGTTTCGAGGTCGCCGTACGCCACGAGTCCGACGCGCATCTCAGACCTCGCGGCGGTGGGAGGCCCACGCCACGTCGTCCTCCCGCAGCGTCACGGTCACGGCGTCGACTTCGGGGGCGTCGAGGTCCCGACAGAATCGCTCGCCGAAGATGCGCGCGAAGTGTTCGAGACTCGGATTGAGTCCCTCGAACGCGGGCAGGTCGTTCAGCGTCGCGTCCCGGTAGCGGGCCACCGCGGCGTCGATTCGCTCGTTCAGCGCGTCGATGTCCGCGAGGTAGCCGTACCGGTTCAACTCCTCGCCCGCGAGTTCGACCGTCGCGGTGTAGTGGTGGGAGTGGCGCTCGCCCTCGGGTCCGGGGTCGGGGACCGTCAGGAAGTGCTGCGCCACGAAGTCGCGCCGGACCGTGACCGTGTACATGCCACCAGTGACACGACGCCGACCGGTATGAAAGTCGGGGCTGACGGCGAAGGAAACGGCCCCTCGGAGACCGACGTGGATTCACGAACCGGAGCGTATCCTCGGCCGCCAACAGTCGGTCGCTTCCTCTCGACGTTCTCGGCGGTGAAGGTCTCTCGTCCGTCGCGTAATCGAGCGACCCGAGAGCCGTCAAGAGACACGCTTCGCGGTGAGATACCCCGCGACGACCGCCGCGATTGCGCCGAACACCAGACCGAGTTCCGAGCGAAAGACGACGAGTATCGGCATCGAGACGCCGACGAACGTCATCACCGCCGCGACGATGACGGCCCGGAACTTCAGGTCGAGAACCGCGATTTCCTCGAACGTTCCCATGCGCAAGTCCACCGACGGCTGGTCGATAAAGCTACGGGCGAAACGAACTCAGTACTCGAAGACGACCCCGAGCGCCTCGCCCGGATTCTCGTCCAGCAGTTCGTACGCCTCGGCGGCGTCCGAAACGTCGAACTCGTGGGTCACGAACCGCTCGGGACTCACCTCGCGGAGGCGGTCCCACGCCACGTCCAACCGGCGGTCCTTCGACCACCGGCCCCGGAGTTCGGGGGCGATGGTGCTGACCTGACTGCTCTCGACGCTGACGCGACTCCGGTGGAACCGCCCGCTGAGGTCCAACTCCGCGGGTTTCGTCCCGTACCACGACCCGACCACGACCCGGCCGTCGTACCCCGTCGCCGAGATGGCCGAGTCGAGCGCGTCCGGACACCCCGAGAGTTCGTAGGTCAGGTCCGCGCCCGCGGTGTCGACGGCGTCGCCGTCGCCGTCTTCCCCGTCACCCTCGCCATCTTCTAATTGGTCCCGGACGCGCTCACCGACGTCGCCGTCGGGCGCGAGCGCCGCGTCGGCCCCCAGTTCGAGCGACCGCTCGCGCCGCGCGGGGTAGCGGTCGAGCGTCACGAGGTCCGCGAGCGGGAATCGCCCGAGGAGCGCCGCCGTGAGCAGGCCGACCACGCCCTGTCCGAAGACGACCGCGCGCTCGCCGAGTCGGGGCGCGCCGTCCTGCACGAGGTTGACTGCGGTCTCGACGTTCGGCAAGAACGTGGCCTCGGTCGCCGAACAGCCGTCGGGGACCGCCAGCACGTCCCCGACGGGCGCACAGAAGTGGCTCTCGTGGGGGTTGAACCCGAACACGCGGCGGTCGAGCCACGACGAATCGACGCCCGGCCCGACCGCCTCGACCCGGCCGACGGCGGCGTAGCCGTACCGGAGCGGGAACTCGAAGGTGCCCGCGAGCGCGTCGATGGTCGCGTCGGCGGCCATCCCGGTCGGCACCTCGCCGCGGTAGACCAGTAGCTCCGTGCCGGGACTGACCGCCGACCGCTCGGTCCGGACCCGGACTTCCCCCTCGTCCGGGTCAGGGACCTCTCGCTCGCGCACCTCCACCGCTCCGTCCCCCGTGAAGTAGAGTGACCGTGCTGGCATGCTCCCCCGACGGCGCTCGGCCGTCCGACGGGCTTACGACAGGCCGACTTATGCCTCTTTGGCCCCGAACCGACGCGAGAACGTTCCAGCACCCGGAAACTGTTCGGGGAACTATCTCCCGAAGTAGCCGTCGAGCGCATCCTCGACCGCCCCGCAGATGCGCTGTCGCAGGGGTCGAACTACGCGGTTCGCGCCGACGCCGACGTAGGCGCGCTGGGGGGAGAACTCCCCCGAGCGCATCCGGAGCGCCAGCGCCACCGCGCGGTGGTTGCCGTCGGCCACGTATCGCGGAACGCACCCCTCCCGCGTCGAGAGGACCAGCGGTCCCGCCGGCATCTCGTCCACGAAGTCGAGGACGGTCCCCACGTCCACGCCCGTCTCGTCGGTCAGTTCTTCGGGGTCGCCGCTGGCGATTCTGTCGGCCGCGCCGCGAATCGTCCCGTCGGGCGAGAGTTTGCGCCACCGGAGATTCCGCGGTCCCTCCACCACCCGGAGGTCCGCGAAGTCCTCGCGGACGAGGGTCGTCTCGTACCACCGTACGGGGGCGTCCCGCCAGACGAACGCGGCCGCGCCGGGTTTGCGGTCGAGCAGTTCGTCCAGCGCCGCTCGCTCGTCCAGCGATTCCACGGGGAACCAGTCCACCTCGGGGTGGCTTCGCTCCACCCTGAGCCACTCCCGGAGGACTTCGATTTGGGCTACGCGGCGCATTCGTCGGTCCTACGCGCCGAAGTCACTCAATTCCGTTCCCCGACTCGTGCGGCCCGGGGTGTCGTTCCCCCGACCGGCTCGCGGCAGGGACGAACCGAGACGCGTCTGCCGGCACCGAACCGGTTTTCAAGGCCGACTTCAAACTCCCGCGAACGCGCACGAATCGAGGGACAGCACTCGTGTCCACGCTCACCTACGTCGAGTTCCTGCTCGCCTTCCTCGGAGTGCCGGTCGCGGCGCTGGCAGTCGCGGTCGCTCGGAAGACCGACGACCACCGGCGCGTCCTCGCGGGCGTGGCCGCGCTGGTCTGCATCGCGGTGACCTACACCGCGCCGTGGGACAGCTATCTCGTCGGTCGCGGCGTCTGGACCTACGGCGAGGGCGTGGTCGCGGCCCGATTCGCTCGCGTCCCCCTCGGCGAGTGGCTGTTCTTCGTCCTCCAGACCGTCACGACCGGACTCTGGTATCACCTGCTCGCGCCCCGGGTGGACCCCGGAGTTCCCGGCCGGGACGCCCCCGGCAGAAGCGACGCCCGGACCGTCGGCGCCGTCGCGTGGCTGGCGCTCGCGGCGGTCGGGGCGGTTCTCACCGCGACCGCGACCCGGACCTACTACCTCGGGATGATACTCGTCTGGGCCGGGCCGGTCGTCGCGTTCCTCTGGGCGGTCGGCGGCCCGGTCGTCTGGCGCTACCGCCGACTCGTCGCGGCCGCGGTCGCGGTCCCGTCGGCGTACCTCTGGGCCGCCGACCGGTTCGCCATCGGGACGGGCCTCTGGACGATATCGCCCGACTACTCGACCGGCCTCCACGTCGCGGGACTGCCGGTCGAGGAGGCGATTTTCTTCGCCCTGACGAACCTCCTCGTCGTGCAGGGGCTCTTGCTGTTCGACTGGGTGACCGCCCGGGCCGCCGAGCGCGGTACGGCCCACGCGGTCGCGGGTCTGGTGCCGCCGTCGGTCGCGTCGCTGGCCGGGTCGCTCTCGGCCCGCGTTCCGGGCGTCGCGGAGGTGCGCCGCCGATGGCAGTGAGCGGCGAGCGCGATTCGGACGGGGCCGGTGGCGGCGGTGGCCCGCCCGCCGGCTTCGGCGGGGAACTGTTCCGAATCGCGGTCGTCCCGGCGTGGCTCGCCCTCACGGCGGTCGCGGTCACGGCGGCGCTCGGCGTCGGTGCCGACCTGCCGACTGTCGTGCGCTACCTCCCGTTTCTCGCCAGCCTCGTCGTCTTCGGACTCCCCCACGGCGCGGCCGACCACCTCGCAGTCGAGCGACTCGGCGGGCGTCGCCCGCTGGTCGCAGTCGGCGCGGCCTACCTCGTCGGGGGCGCGCTGTTCCTCGCCGCGTGGCTGGCCGCGCCCGCGCTCGGCTTCGTCTCGTTCGTCCTGCTCACGTGGTACCACTGGGGACAGGGCGACCTCTACGTCCTGCTCGCGGTCGGCGACCACCTCCGGACGCGGGGGCAGCGCCTGCTCGCGCTCGCGGTCCGGGGCGGGATTCCCATGGTCGTCCCGCTGGTCGCGTTTCCGGAGGTCTACCGGTCGGTCGCCGCCGCGACGGTTCGACTGTTCGACTCCGGCGGCGTCACCGTCACCGCTCTCGACGTCGCGTTCGGGCCCGCGGTCCGCGTCGCGGTCGGGGGCGGACTAGCCGCGCTATCGCTGGCGGCGCTGGTGCTCGGGGGCGTCCGCGGCGGTTTGGCCAGTCGCGGCTGGCGAGTCGACGCGCTCGAAACCGGCCTGCTGTGGGCGTACTTCCTTCTAGTCCCGCCGATACTGGCGGTCGGTCTCTACTTCTGTCTCTGGCACTCGGTGCGCCACGTCGTCAGACTCCTCGCGGTCGAGGACGGCGGTAGGTCGCTTGCGCCGGGTCGTCTCGGGGTCGGACTGGCCGGGTTCGCGCGGGACGCGCTTCCCAATACGGTCGGCGCGCTCGTCGTACTCGGCGGACTCGCGGTCCTCGCACCTCCCGAGGGCGGGTTCCTGTCGCTGCTCGCGCTGTATCTGGTGCTGTTGGCGGTGCTGACGCTCCCCCACGCCGCGGTCGTCACGTGGATGGACTGGCGCGAGGGCGTCTGGTCGGTCGAATCGGAGTCGGCGAGTTAGCTCGCGGCGTCCTCGTCGCTCGCTCCCTCCTCGTCTTTCCGGAGCAGTTCGTGGATGTCCTCCTCGCTCAAGAGGTCCACCAGACTCCCGCCGTCCTCCCACTCGGCTATCTCCTCGTCGGTCAGCCAGTTCGACGGGTCGCGGTGTTTGGCTTCCATCCGGCGTTCGAGCGCGTCGTCGAGGTCCTCGGGGTCGTACCCACCCACAGGCATGGGTCCGTAGACGGGACGAACTCCCTTGGCTGTTCGGGGACAGTCACCGGATACGCCGTCGAGAGTCGCGCTCGGCCGTTCATTCGGCCGTTTTAGGCTCTCAGGATGGCTTTCTTACTACGACACGTGCTTTCTCGTACCGAGAAAAGCAGTCCCCGATTTCCGCCGTAACCCGAATTTGATATACCGAGAATAAGTTTATCAGTCCGAGGCGAAACCGACAAACGCCCGGAACCCCACCTCACGAGCGATGGACTGCGACAAATGCGGCCGCGAGTCGGTCATGCACGCCGCGTACTCGGGGTTGCACCTCTGCGAAGACCACTTCGTCGCCTCCGTGGACAAGCGAGTCCGGCGTCGCATCCGGGAGGACGACCTCGTGCCGAGCGACGCCACCCCGGAGAACCCCCAGACGTGGGTCGTCGGTCTCTCGGGCGGGAAGGACAGCGTCGTGCTGACCGACATCCTCCACCGGACCTTCGAGAAGGACCCTCGCATCGAACTCGTCGCGCTTACGATTCACGAGGGCATCGAGGGCTACCGCGACGAGAGCGTGGACGCCTGCGAGGAGTTGACCGACGAGTTGGGAATCCGCCACGAACTCGTGACCTACGAGGACGAGTTCGACGTGCGCATGGACGACGTGGTCGAGAAGGACCCCGAGGGGATGGCCGCCTGCGCCTACTGCGGGGTGTTCCGCCGGGACCTGCTCTCGAAGTACGCCGAGCGGTTCGACGCCGACAAACTCCTCACCGGACACAATCTGGACGACGAGGCCGAGACCGCGCTGATGAACTTTCTGGAGGGCGACGTGGCCCAAATCGCCAAGCACTTCGACGCCAGCCTCGGCAACTTCGAGGAGCGCGGCGAGCAGGACGACTTCGTGCCGCGGGCGAAACCGCTCCGCGACGTGCCCGAGAAGGAAGTCGCGCTCTATGCCCACGTTAAGGACCTCCCGGCACACATCACGGAGTGCCCCCACGCCGAGGAAGCGTATCGCGGCGAGATTCAGAAACTGCTCTACCAACTCGAAGAGAACCACCCCGGAACGCGCCACTCTATCATGTCGGGGTACGAGGAACTGGCCGCGTTGGCCGCCGAGGAGTTCGGCGCGCGCGACGGCGGCGACACCGAACTCGGCGAGTGCGAGCAGTGCGGCGCGTCGACGACGCGTGACATCTGCCGGAAGTGTTCGCTGTTAGAATCCATCCACGCTGTCTGACCCGGCGACTTCTCTCGGCTCTGACTGAGGCCGCCGACCGGGGTCGGGCGGTAGGTCTCGAAGGCGACGCTCGACTCGGTCTCCGACTCGGAGAGCGACAGTAGAGACTGCCGGAAATCACAACAGTCGTACCGAAAACGATCGGAAACCGCGAAAACCCGACGGCGACGAACGGGAAAATCGAGGCGTCGTCAGCGAATGACGTCGAGACCGTTGCTCTTCTCGACCGGGTCCTGTCCGCCGTCGCTCTGGGCGCTCCACGAGTCGGACGATTTGCCGGTCGTCTCCCGGGTACCGCCGGAATCGCCGAGGCCGTCGATGCCTTCGACGTTCTGGCTGGCGTCGAACGACTGGGCGTCCACGTCGCGCATCTCCTGGCGGGACTTGTCGGCCTGCTTCTGGGTGCTCGGGCCGAGGACCTGCGCGCTCTGGACGCCGGTCATAATGGCCATGACCCGGACCTTCCCCTTGTAGTTGTCCTGAATCCGCGCGCCCCAGATGACGTTCGCGCTGGCTTCGAGGCGCTCGGTGATGTTGCTCGCGATGGATTCGGCCTCCTTGAGCGTGAGGTCCGGGCCGCCCGTGATGTGGACCAGTCCGCCCGACGCGCCGCGGTAGTCCACGTCGAGCAGCGGGTGATTCATCGCGTCGCGGACGACCTCCTCGGTCTTGTTCTTGTCCTGCGTCTCGCCGACCAGCATGACCGCGACCCCGCCCTGATTCATGATGGAAGTCATGTCGGCGTAGTCGAGGTTGATGAGCGAGGGCTGGGTGATGGTCTCGGAGATGCCCTTCACGGTCTCGGCGATA
Encoded proteins:
- a CDS encoding zinc-dependent alcohol dehydrogenase, with product MPARSLYFTGDGAVEVREREVPDPDEGEVRVRTERSAVSPGTELLVYRGEVPTGMAADATIDALAGTFEFPLRYGYAAVGRVEAVGPGVDSSWLDRRVFGFNPHESHFCAPVGDVLAVPDGCSATEATFLPNVETAVNLVQDGAPRLGERAVVFGQGVVGLLTAALLGRFPLADLVTLDRYPARRERSLELGADAALAPDGDVGERVRDQLEDGEGDGEDGDGDAVDTAGADLTYELSGCPDALDSAISATGYDGRVVVGSWYGTKPAELDLSGRFHRSRVSVESSQVSTIAPELRGRWSKDRRLDVAWDRLREVSPERFVTHEFDVSDAAEAYELLDENPGEALGVVFEY
- a CDS encoding lycopene cyclase domain-containing protein, with the translated sequence MSTLTYVEFLLAFLGVPVAALAVAVARKTDDHRRVLAGVAALVCIAVTYTAPWDSYLVGRGVWTYGEGVVAARFARVPLGEWLFFVLQTVTTGLWYHLLAPRVDPGVPGRDAPGRSDARTVGAVAWLALAAVGAVLTATATRTYYLGMILVWAGPVVAFLWAVGGPVVWRYRRLVAAAVAVPSAYLWAADRFAIGTGLWTISPDYSTGLHVAGLPVEEAIFFALTNLLVVQGLLLFDWVTARAAERGTAHAVAGLVPPSVASLAGSLSARVPGVAEVRRRWQ
- the ncsA gene encoding tRNA 2-thiolation protein NcsA; this encodes MDCDKCGRESVMHAAYSGLHLCEDHFVASVDKRVRRRIREDDLVPSDATPENPQTWVVGLSGGKDSVVLTDILHRTFEKDPRIELVALTIHEGIEGYRDESVDACEELTDELGIRHELVTYEDEFDVRMDDVVEKDPEGMAACAYCGVFRRDLLSKYAERFDADKLLTGHNLDDEAETALMNFLEGDVAQIAKHFDASLGNFEERGEQDDFVPRAKPLRDVPEKEVALYAHVKDLPAHITECPHAEEAYRGEIQKLLYQLEENHPGTRHSIMSGYEELAALAAEEFGARDGGDTELGECEQCGASTTRDICRKCSLLESIHAV
- a CDS encoding Brp/Blh family beta-carotene 15,15'-dioxygenase, which encodes MAVSGERDSDGAGGGGGPPAGFGGELFRIAVVPAWLALTAVAVTAALGVGADLPTVVRYLPFLASLVVFGLPHGAADHLAVERLGGRRPLVAVGAAYLVGGALFLAAWLAAPALGFVSFVLLTWYHWGQGDLYVLLAVGDHLRTRGQRLLALAVRGGIPMVVPLVAFPEVYRSVAAATVRLFDSGGVTVTALDVAFGPAVRVAVGGGLAALSLAALVLGGVRGGLASRGWRVDALETGLLWAYFLLVPPILAVGLYFCLWHSVRHVVRLLAVEDGGRSLAPGRLGVGLAGFARDALPNTVGALVVLGGLAVLAPPEGGFLSLLALYLVLLAVLTLPHAAVVTWMDWREGVWSVESESAS
- a CDS encoding 6-pyruvoyl trahydropterin synthase family protein, which produces MYTVTVRRDFVAQHFLTVPDPGPEGERHSHHYTATVELAGEELNRYGYLADIDALNERIDAAVARYRDATLNDLPAFEGLNPSLEHFARIFGERFCRDLDAPEVDAVTVTLREDDVAWASHRREV
- a CDS encoding glycosyltransferase family 4 protein; the protein is MRVGLVAYGDLETTTGGFLYDRRLAGALREAGHRVGVVSLPWRDYPRALADSLDPRVRRRLRGFDLLVEDELCHPSLVGHNRAVEVPVVAVVHHLRVSERWPAWQEPVYRAVERRYLRSVDAAIYASEATRRAAERLAGPRRSVVARPAGDRFDPELGPTEIAARAERDPLEVVFVGNLVPRKGLHVLLDGLARVAGDWRLSVVGSATDEEYARSVRRRAVDLEIADRVQFEGRLSDAALADRLAGSHLLAVPSLFEGYGIVYLEGMGFGLPAVATSAGGATELVTHGEDGFLVPSGDDAAVAEAVETLLSDRERLREMSLAARRRFERHPGWDESMATARRFLEAVAEAPTAPRREAVT